The Rhodocytophaga rosea genome has a segment encoding these proteins:
- a CDS encoding phosphatidylserine decarboxylase family protein gives MTIHKEGYKILLVLLVILTGINLVVYYYMPNNEIFQNAFLTFSVLFYFLILQFFRNPRRNISLNERHVIAPADGKVVVIEEVVETEYFNDKRRQISIFMSPVNVHINRNPIEGVVKYFKYHAGKYLVAWHPKSSTENERTTIVVKAKNEVEILMRQIAGALAKRIVWYVKEGQEVSQGEEFGFIKFGSRVDVFLPLTAKVLVNLGEKTVGGVTVIAELVEDTVEDNLLI, from the coding sequence ATGACTATCCACAAAGAAGGATATAAGATATTATTGGTTCTGTTGGTAATACTCACCGGAATAAATCTGGTGGTGTATTACTATATGCCCAACAATGAAATCTTTCAGAATGCTTTCCTGACCTTCAGCGTATTATTCTATTTCCTGATTTTACAGTTCTTCCGTAATCCCAGGCGGAATATTTCTCTCAATGAAAGGCACGTAATTGCTCCGGCAGATGGGAAAGTAGTTGTGATTGAAGAAGTAGTGGAAACAGAATATTTTAACGATAAACGCCGGCAGATCTCTATTTTTATGTCGCCGGTGAACGTGCATATCAACCGGAATCCGATAGAAGGGGTAGTAAAATATTTTAAATACCATGCCGGAAAATATCTGGTGGCCTGGCATCCTAAATCAAGTACCGAGAACGAACGCACCACTATTGTAGTAAAAGCAAAAAATGAAGTGGAAATTCTCATGCGCCAGATTGCCGGTGCTTTAGCCAAGCGGATTGTATGGTATGTAAAAGAAGGGCAAGAGGTTAGTCAGGGAGAAGAATTTGGCTTTATCAAGTTTGGTTCCCGGGTAGATGTATTTTTACCTCTTACGGCAAAGGTGCTTGTCAACCTGGGTGAAAAAACTGTAGGTGGTGTTACAGTAATTGCTGAATTAGTGGAAGATACTGTAGAAGACAATCTCCTTATATAA